Genomic window (Bacillus pumilus):
GCCAAGTAAAATCTCCATGTACCTTGGATGAAGACCTTGGCTTTTTTGTCCTGGACGTAATACAGCTAGGTTTTCCGCTGTCAACGCCTCGCCCTTTGCAATACCTTTTGTCGTAAAAATCCCTCGATACGCAAATTCACGAATCGGCCCTTCAATGGCTGTTGTCGTTTTATAAGAACTGCCAAGGAGCTCCTCTGACACAGAATGAGCGTCTGTTTCTGATTGCTTTCGGTCCTTTTCAGCCGCTCGAATATGCTGAACCATTTCCTTTAATTCCTCTGGATCAAGTGCAAAGGAATGATCGGCGCCAAGCAGCGTCTTATCTACGGTAAAATGCTTTTCAATCATTGCTGCCCCAAGCTTCACAGCGGCAACAGGCGCTTCAGTTGGATGCTCACTATGATCGGAAAAGCCGATGACTGCCCCAGGAAAAGCGGAGGCTAAGGTTTGGAGCACACGAAGGTTCGTGTAAGCTCTAGGAGCCGGATACTTTGCGACGCAATGCATGATGGCAACCTGATGATTTTGCTCACTTGTAATTGCCTCATATGCTTCATGTACATCTGCAATGGTTGCTCCGGCTGTTGAAAAAATAATAGGCTTTTGAAAAGAAGCCGTGTGACGCATCAAAGGCAAATGATTGATTT
Coding sequences:
- a CDS encoding N-acetylneuraminate synthase family protein, which encodes MAHFYIGDRKVGDGAPVFIIAEAGINHDGKLDQALALIDVAKEAGADAVKFQMFQADRMYQKEPGLYETAKGEEVSIFSLVEQMELPPEWLPALLTRCEEKGLIFLSTVCDEESADLLNQTDPPAFKLASYEINHLPLMRHTASFQKPIIFSTAGATIADVHEAYEAITSEQNHQVAIMHCVAKYPAPRAYTNLRVLQTLASAFPGAVIGFSDHSEHPTEAPVAAVKLGAAMIEKHFTVDKTLLGADHSFALDPEELKEMVQHIRAAEKDRKQSETDAHSVSEELLGSSYKTTTAIEGPIREFAYRGIFTTKGIAKGEALTAENLAVLRPGQKSQGLHPRYMEILLGTKAVRDIPAHTGVSWKDVLMQESRHDQ